Proteins encoded by one window of Coregonus clupeaformis isolate EN_2021a unplaced genomic scaffold, ASM2061545v1 scaf1341, whole genome shotgun sequence:
- the LOC121562159 gene encoding mitoguardin 1-like: MEALTSSDSTSLNYLTHAGRMVLSGLSELNQQDVRQFQQAYDLLVNFINEPANRERLEQEMALVGIDRINFVDVFYEFVLLSLLEGKTSLPTSRPGSFFYLLMEVIMRIHPPGGAWTEAARNFYLLIKGQMKAWLDSIFNLDESIYESPQMLSGAGDGESRNAG, from the exons ATGGAG GCTCTGACATCCTCAGACAGTACCTCCCTTAATTACCTCACCCACGCTGGGAGGATGGTGTTGAGCGGATTGTCCGAGCTCAACCAGCAG gatgtgaggcAGTTTCAGCAGGCCTACGACCTCCTGGTGAACTTCATTAATGAGCCAGCAAACAGGGAGCGACTAGAGCAAGAGATGGCTCTTGTAGGA ATCGACCGCATCAACTTCGTGGATGTATTTTATGAATTCGTTCTACTAAGCCTTCTAGAAGGAAAAACATCTCTTCCTACATCT AGGCCTGGTAGCTTCTTTTATCTGCTCATGGAAGTGATAATGAGGATTCACCCTCCTGGAGGAGCCTGGACAGAGGCTGCTCGGAACTTCTACCTCCTCATTAag GGCCAGATGAAGGCGTGGCTGGACTCCATCTTCAACCTCGATGAGTCCATCTATGAAAGCCCACAGATGCTCTCGGGGGCAGGTGATGGGGAATCTAGAAATGCAGGTTGA